Proteins from one Burkholderia sp. genomic window:
- a CDS encoding ferredoxin--NADP reductase has translation MSKFDTATVLSVHHWTDTLFSFTCTREQGLRFNNGEFTMVGLEVNGKPLARAYSIVSPNYEEHLEFFSIKVQAGPLTSRLQHLKVGNPVLIGKKPTGTLVADNLLPGNTLWLLSTGTGLAPFMSIIRDPDIYDRFDKIILTHTCRLKDELAYMDFIKHDLPGHEYLGDIIKGKLVYYPTVTREAFDNEGRITDLIATGKLFIDLDMPPFSPENDRMMLCGSTAMLKDTTELLKQAGLVEGKNSTPGHYVIERAFVD, from the coding sequence ATGAGTAAATTCGACACCGCTACCGTCCTATCCGTCCACCACTGGACGGATACACTGTTCAGCTTCACCTGCACCCGCGAACAGGGCCTGCGCTTCAACAATGGTGAATTCACCATGGTGGGCCTCGAGGTCAACGGTAAACCGCTCGCGCGCGCCTACTCGATCGTCAGCCCAAACTACGAGGAACACCTCGAGTTCTTCAGCATCAAAGTGCAGGCCGGCCCGCTTACTTCGCGTTTGCAGCACCTGAAAGTGGGTAACCCGGTCCTGATCGGAAAAAAACCCACCGGCACGCTGGTCGCCGACAACCTGCTGCCCGGCAACACGCTGTGGCTACTATCGACCGGAACAGGCCTGGCACCCTTCATGTCGATCATCCGCGATCCGGACATCTACGACCGCTTCGACAAGATCATACTGACCCATACCTGCCGCCTGAAGGATGAGCTAGCCTACATGGACTTCATCAAGCACGACCTGCCGGGCCACGAGTACTTAGGCGACATCATCAAGGGCAAGCTTGTTTATTACCCGACAGTGACGCGCGAGGCCTTCGACAACGAGGGCCGTATCACCGACTTGATCGCCACCGGCAAGCTGTTCATCGACCTCGACATGCCGCCGTTCTCGCCTGAAAACGATCGCATGATGCTGTGCGGCAGCACAGCCATGCTCAAGGACACCACCGAGCTACTCAAGCAGGCCGGCCTGGTGGAAGGCAAGAACAGCACGCCGGGCCACTACGTGATCGAGCGTGCCTTTG